A window of the Enoplosus armatus isolate fEnoArm2 chromosome 5, fEnoArm2.hap1, whole genome shotgun sequence genome harbors these coding sequences:
- the st3gal4 gene encoding CMP-N-acetylneuraminate-beta-galactosamide-alpha-2,3-sialyltransferase 4 isoform X1, which produces MSQKATKTWCLRLLPVLLFFISFVTYYCSYAILQSYGGTSKSLNSSKSLCGGWLTQKKWESLNFNISRRTQLFLKLEDFFWREHLSKLALPYGIKGSELLLLKVLAVTANYQVPANIENLECRTCVVIGNGFAIKNSSLGSIINKYDVVIRLNDAPVRGYEEDVGNKTTMRFFYPESASYNPGLHNEPGTLMVLVPFKQQDLRWLKEILYNEKRVRKGFWKPPPQIWLGDVSKIRVLDPHFLHQTADRLLRIPLHPKSKQKPVHPTTGILAVFVALNYCDVVHIAGFGYPNSKSQRHPIHYYGYDTMKSMKNSYHDLNHEGEALKKLEDSGAILYLHPHL; this is translated from the exons ATGTCCCAGAAGGCAACTAAAA CATGGTGCCTTAGGCTTCTCCCagttctcctcttcttcatctcctttgTCACGTACTACTGTTCCTATGCCATACTTCAGAG CTACGGAGGCACCAGCAAGTCTCTGAACAGTAGCAAGTCGCTGTGTGGTGGCTGGCTAACGCAGAAGAAGTGGGAGAGCCTTAACTTTAA CATTAGCAGACGGACGCAGCTCTTTCTGAAACTGGAGGATTTCTTCTGGCGGGAGCATCTGTCAAAGCTGGCATTGCCTTATGGCATTAAGGGCAGTG AGCTGCTGCTACTGAAAGTTCTTGCTGTAACTGCAAATTATCAGGTGCCAGCCAACATTGAAAA cctTGAATGCAGAACCTGTGTAGTCATAGGCAACGGTTTtgccattaaaaacagctcCTTGGGAAGCATCATCAACAAATATGATGTGGTTATTCG GTTGAACGATGCCCCGGTGAGAGGCTATGAGGAGGACGTGGGGAACAAGACCACCATGAGGTTCTTCTACCCCGAGTCGGCCTCTTACAACCCTGGACTGCACAACGAGCCCGGCACGCTAATGGTCCTGGTGCCTTTCAAGCAACAAGATCTACGGTGGCTCAAAGAGATCCTCTATAATGAGAAGAGG GTCAGGAAAGGCTTTTGGAAGCCACCTCCCCAAATCTGGTTGGGTGACGTCAGTAAAATCAGAGTGCTGGATCCCCACTTTCTGCACCAGACTGCAGACAGACTGCTGCGGATCCCTCTGCACCCCAAGAGTAAACAG AAGCCAGTGCATCCTACCACGGGTATCCTCGCTGTTTTTGTTGCTCTCAACTACTGTGATGTGGTCCACATTGCTGGTTTTGGATACCCCAACTCAAAGAGCCAAAGGCACCCTATCCATTACTATGGATATGACACCATGAAATCTATGAAG AATTCCTACCACGACCTCAATCATGAAGGTGAAGCCTTAAAAAAACTGGAGGATTCAGGAGCCATTTTGTACCTGCACCCACATTTATga
- the st3gal4 gene encoding CMP-N-acetylneuraminate-beta-galactosamide-alpha-2,3-sialyltransferase 4 isoform X2, whose translation MSQKATKTWCLRLLPVLLFFISFVTYYCSYAILQSYGGTSKSLNSSKSLCGGWLTQKKWESLNFNISRRTQLFLKLEDFFWREHLSKLALPYGIKGSELLLLKVLAVTANYQVPANIENLECRTCVVIGNGFAIKNSSLGSIINKYDVVIRLNDAPVRGYEEDVGNKTTMRFFYPESASYNPGLHNEPGTLMVLVPFKQQDLRWLKEILYNEKRVRKGFWKPPPQIWLGDVSKIRVLDPHFLHQTADRLLRIPLHPKSKQPVHPTTGILAVFVALNYCDVVHIAGFGYPNSKSQRHPIHYYGYDTMKSMKNSYHDLNHEGEALKKLEDSGAILYLHPHL comes from the exons ATGTCCCAGAAGGCAACTAAAA CATGGTGCCTTAGGCTTCTCCCagttctcctcttcttcatctcctttgTCACGTACTACTGTTCCTATGCCATACTTCAGAG CTACGGAGGCACCAGCAAGTCTCTGAACAGTAGCAAGTCGCTGTGTGGTGGCTGGCTAACGCAGAAGAAGTGGGAGAGCCTTAACTTTAA CATTAGCAGACGGACGCAGCTCTTTCTGAAACTGGAGGATTTCTTCTGGCGGGAGCATCTGTCAAAGCTGGCATTGCCTTATGGCATTAAGGGCAGTG AGCTGCTGCTACTGAAAGTTCTTGCTGTAACTGCAAATTATCAGGTGCCAGCCAACATTGAAAA cctTGAATGCAGAACCTGTGTAGTCATAGGCAACGGTTTtgccattaaaaacagctcCTTGGGAAGCATCATCAACAAATATGATGTGGTTATTCG GTTGAACGATGCCCCGGTGAGAGGCTATGAGGAGGACGTGGGGAACAAGACCACCATGAGGTTCTTCTACCCCGAGTCGGCCTCTTACAACCCTGGACTGCACAACGAGCCCGGCACGCTAATGGTCCTGGTGCCTTTCAAGCAACAAGATCTACGGTGGCTCAAAGAGATCCTCTATAATGAGAAGAGG GTCAGGAAAGGCTTTTGGAAGCCACCTCCCCAAATCTGGTTGGGTGACGTCAGTAAAATCAGAGTGCTGGATCCCCACTTTCTGCACCAGACTGCAGACAGACTGCTGCGGATCCCTCTGCACCCCAAGAGTAAACAG CCAGTGCATCCTACCACGGGTATCCTCGCTGTTTTTGTTGCTCTCAACTACTGTGATGTGGTCCACATTGCTGGTTTTGGATACCCCAACTCAAAGAGCCAAAGGCACCCTATCCATTACTATGGATATGACACCATGAAATCTATGAAG AATTCCTACCACGACCTCAATCATGAAGGTGAAGCCTTAAAAAAACTGGAGGATTCAGGAGCCATTTTGTACCTGCACCCACATTTATga